The following are encoded together in the Marinifilum sp. JC120 genome:
- a CDS encoding type II toxin-antitoxin system RelE/ParE family toxin gives MINWSEPALNDVQRIVLYLKESDPELARETAQKIFDAGESLTNFPARARTGCTINTRKLLAPKTPYINEFFKLRIIGIHETKFALTG, from the coding sequence TTGATTAACTGGTCAGAACCGGCACTAAACGACGTTCAACGGATCGTTCTATATCTCAAAGAATCAGACCCAGAGCTGGCCCGCGAGACTGCACAAAAGATATTTGATGCGGGAGAAAGCCTAACAAACTTCCCGGCGCGAGCAAGAACAGGCTGCACAATCAATACGCGCAAACTCCTAGCTCCCAAAACCCCTTATATTAATGAGTTTTTTAAACTCAGGATCATAGGTATTCATGAAACGAAGTTCGCTTTAACCGGATGA
- a CDS encoding toxin-antitoxin system antitoxin subunit: MPHTSIEFDQTILGQIDGLAKTKDKSRDWVIQEAIAKYLSYETWFAQQVQEGIDAVKNGKVISHEDAKDRIRNLGIEID; this comes from the coding sequence ATGCCCCATACATCCATAGAGTTTGATCAAACCATCCTCGGCCAGATCGACGGTCTTGCCAAAACTAAAGACAAATCCCGCGACTGGGTCATTCAGGAAGCTATTGCAAAATATTTAAGCTACGAAACGTGGTTCGCACAGCAGGTGCAGGAAGGGATTGATGCCGTAAAAAACGGCAAGGTTATTTCGCATGAGGACGCTAAAGACCGTATCCGCAATCTGGGAATAGAAATTGATTAA